One genomic window of Punica granatum isolate Tunisia-2019 chromosome 1, ASM765513v2, whole genome shotgun sequence includes the following:
- the LOC116213517 gene encoding synaptotagmin-2: MGFLSTVLGFCGFGVGTSIGLLIGYYMFIYFQPTDVKDPEVRPLVEQDTKSLQRLMPEIPLWVKNPDYDRVDWLNRFVGTMWPYLDVAICKTVKTIAKPIIAEQIPKYKIDSVEFETLTLGTLPPTFHGMKVYLTDEKELIMELAMKWAGNPNITIVAKAFGLKATVQVVDLQVFACPRITLKPLVPTFPCFANIFVSLMEKPHIDFGLKLLGADAMSIPGLYRFVQELIKDQIANMYLWPKYLQVPILDPSKAAKKPVGILSVKVLRAMKLKRKDLLGKSDPYVKLKLTEDKLSVKKTTVKHSNLNPEWNEEFNLVVKDPESQALEFIVYDWEQVGKHEKMGMNVIPLKELTPEEPKEMTVPLLKNMDPNDTQNEKHRGELVVDVVYKPFKEDEIPKDVEDQNAVEKAPEGTPTGGGLLVVIVHEAQDVEGKHHTNPHVRILFRGEERKTKTVKKNRDPRWEEDFQFMLEEPPANDRIHVEVVSTSSRLGLLHPKETLGYVDIYLSDVVSNKRINAKYNLIDSKNGQIQIELQWRTAS; this comes from the exons ATGGGTTTCTTGAGTACAGTTCTGGGGTTCTGTGGGTTTGGAGTGGGGACTTCCATCGGGCTTTTGATCGGGTACTACATGTTCATATACTTCCAGCCTACTGACGTCAAG GACCCGGAAGTACGCCCTCTGGTCGAGCAAGATACGAAGTCTCTGCAACGTTTGATGCCGGAGATACCCCTGTGGGTGAAAAATCCAGATTATGATCGG GTCGATTGGCTTAATAGGTTTGTGGGAACCATGTGGCCCTACCTTGATGTG GCCATTTGCAAGACTGTGAAGACTATCGCGAAGCCCATCATTGCAGAGCAAATACCTAAATATAAGATCGACTCTGTAGAATTTGAAACTCTTACACTGGGCACCTTGCCGCCCACTTTTCATG GGATGAAAGTTTATCTTACTGATGAGAAGGAGTTGATAATGGAGCTGGCGATGAAATGGGCAGGGAACCCTAACATCACTATTGTTGCCAAAGCTTTTGGACTGAAAGCCACTGTTCAG GTAGTTGATTTACAAGTGTTTGCTTGTCCTCGTATCACTTTGAAGCCTCTTGTCCCGACATTTCCTTGCTTCGCCAATATATTTGTCTCTCTTATGGAGAAG CCGCACATAGATTTTGGGTTAAAGTTGCTTGGTGCAGATGCTATGTCCATTCCTGGCCTTTATAGGTTTGTACAG GAGCTTATCAAAGATCAAATTGCAAATATGTATCTGTGGCCCAAGTACCTACAAGTACCCATCCTGGATCCTTCTAA GGCTGCCAAAAAACCTGTTGGTATTCTCAGTGTAAAGGTCTTGAGAGCCATGAAGCTCAAGAGGAAAGACTTATTGGGAAAATCTGACCCTTACGTTAAGCTAAAGCTTACTGAAGACAAGTTATCTGTTAAGAAGACCACTGTGAAGCACAGTAACCTGAACCCTGAGTGGAATGAGGAGTTCAATTTGGTTGTCAAAGACCCTGAATCTCAGGCTTTAGAGTTTATTGTCTATGACTGGGAACAG GTTGGTAAACATGAGAAGATGGGCATGAATGTCATTCCATTGAAGGAGCTCACACCCGAAGAGCCAAAGGAGATGACCGTGCCTCTTCTTAAGAACATGGACCCAAATGATACTCAGAATGAGAAGCATCGTGGGGAGCTTGTGGTGGATGTTGTGTATAAACCTTTCAAGGAAGATGAGATTCCTAAGGATGTTGAAGATCAGAATGCAGTCGAGAAGGCTCCTGAAGGAACTCCCACTGGTGGAGGATTGCTTGTAGTTATCGTGCATGAAGCTCAGGATGTGGAAGGGAAGCACCACACAAACCCTCATGTTCGTATACTCTtcagaggagaggagagaaagACTAAG ACGGTGAAGAAGAACAGAGACCCGAGATGGGAAGAGGATTTCCAGTTTATGTTGGAGGAGCCACCGGCTAATGACCGAATCCACGTGGAAGTTGTCAGCACCTCCTCAAGGCTCGGTCTGCTGCACCCCAAG GAAACGCTGGGTTATGTTGATATCTACTTGTCCGATGTGGTGAGCAACAAGAGAATCAATGCCAAGTACAACCTTATCGATTCTAAGAACGGGCAGATTCAGATCGAGCTTCAGTGGAGAACTGCGTCCTAG
- the LOC116192298 gene encoding receptor protein kinase CLAVATA1, protein MIRMGSPQARVPSLLCFAFSSLLLSACSSSSDLDVLLKLKPALTGPGGSGLHDWVAPNPSSLSPTAHCSFSGVSCDRDSRVVSLYVVFVPLFGYIPPEIGLLDGLVNLTLAADNLTGPLPQEMAKLTSLRLLNLSNNGLLNGSFPGEILAGMTELEVLDVYNNNFTGSLPVEVVGLKKLRELHLGGNYFTGEIPEAFAEIEGLEYFGVQGNTLTGKVPVSFARLKNLRGLYLGYFNNYTSGIPPEFGLLSQLEVLDMGNCNLSGEIPPSLGQLKNLNTLFLQVNKLTGTVPPELSDLGSLMSLDLSINSLTGEIPMSFSKLKNLKLLNLFRNNMVGSIPEFIGDLPNLEVLKVWENNFTWKLPENLGRNGRFLELDVTSNHFTGLIPPDLCKSGKLKYLILMENNFFGPIPEGLGKCPSLQKVRIAKNWLNGTIPAGIFNLPKAEIIELNDNIFSGELPREMSGDKLRILSVSNNWVSGEIPPAIGNFKNLQTLSLESNRFSGKIPAELFSPQNLSKVSISGNKLTGEIPDSISQSPTLGLVDLSRNKLGGEIPKGLSNLKILSVLNFSWNRLTGEIPDEIRVMTSLTSLDLSNNDLSGRVPLGGQFLVFNDSSFAGNPGLCSPRHGPCPSPLSFARNHTSFTSLKVIITVTGLVTVMLFITVTVYVMRKRRLERSRSWKLTAFQRLDFKAKDVLECLKDENIIGKGGAGIVYRGSMPYGVDVAIKRLVGRGGGCNDHGFSAEIQTLGQIRHRNIVRLLGYVSNKDTNLLLYEYMSNGSLGELLHGPKGGHLQWEMRYRIAVEAAMGLRYLHHDCSPLIIHRDVKSNNILLDSDFAAHVADFGLAKFLQDSGASECMSSVAGSYGYIAPEYAYTLKVDEKSDVYSFGVVLLELVAGRRPVGDFGDGVDIVRWVRKTVSELSQPSEAASVLAVVDPRLSGYPLESVVHLFKTAMRCVEDESCRRPTMREVVNVLTNLPTPAVAEPNLL, encoded by the exons atgattaGAATGGGGTCCCCTCAGGCTCGGGTTCCCTCCCTCCTCTGCTTTGCCTTCTCGTCGCTGCTCCTCTCCGCCTGCTCCTCGTCCAGCGACCTCGACGTCCTCCTCAAGCTCAAGCCTGCCCTTACTGGCCCCGGCGGCTCCGGCCTCCACGACTGGGTCGCCCCCAacccctcctctctctctcccaccGCCCACTGCTCCTTTTCCGGCGTCTCCTGCGACCGTGACTCCCGGGTTGTCTCCCTCTACGTGGTCTTCGTCCCCCTGTTCGGTTACATACCCCCGGAAATCGGCCTCCTCGACGGGCTCGTCAACCTGACGCTCGCCGCTGACAACCTCACAGGGCCTCTTCCCCAGGAGATGGCCAAGCTCACGTCCCTTCGCCTCCTCAACCTTTCTAACAATGGCCTCCTCAACGGGAGCTTCCCCGGAGAGATCCTGGCAGGGATGACGGAGCTTGAGGTCCTCGACGTCTACAACAACAACTTCACGGGTTCGCTGCCGGTGGAGGTTGTAGGCCTGAAGAAGCTGAGGGAGCTCCATCTTGGTGGGAACTACTTCACCGGCGAAATCCCGGAGGCCTTCGCCGAGATTGAGGGCCTCGAGTACTTCGGCGTTCAAG GCAATACCCTGACCGGTAAGGTTCCAGTGAGCTTTGCACGGCTGAAGAACCTTCGGGGCCTCTACCTGGGCTACTTCAACAATTACACCAGCGGAATCCCGCCTGAATTCGGCTTGCTGAGCCAGCTCGAAGTGCTCGACATGGGGAATTGCAACCTCTCCGGTGAGATCCCTCCAAGCCTAGGCCAGTTGAAGAACCTGAACACtctcttcctccaagtcaacaAGCTCACTGGAACCGTTCCCCCGGAGCTCTCGGACCTCGGTAGCCTCATGTCCCTTGATCTCTCCATCAATTCCCTCACTGGAGAAATCCCCATGAGTTTCTCCAAGCTGAAGAACCTGAAACTACTCAATCTCTTCCGGAACAATATGGTTGGCTCGATCCCTGAGTTCATTGGGGACCTGCCCAACTTAGAGGTGCTCAAGGTGTGGGAGAACAACTTCACATGGAAGCTGCCTGAGAATCTAGGGCGGAACGGGCGGTTTTTAGAGCTTGATGTCACCTCGAACCACTTCACTGGACTGATCCCTCCGGACCTCTGCAAAAGTGGGAAGTTGAAGTACCTGATACTAATGGAGAACAACTTCTTCGGTCCAATACCTGAAGGATTGGGCAAATGCCCGTCCCTCCAGAAGGTCCGAATCGCCAAGAACTGGCTGAATGGAACCATTCCCGCAGGGATCTTTAATCTGCCTAAAGCTGAGATAATTGAACTAAACGATAATATATTCTCTGGAGAGCTGCCGAGGGAGATGTCAGGGGATAAGTTGCGAATTCTCTCAGTCTCGAACAACTGGGTTTCCGGGGAAATACCGCCCGCAATAGGGAATTTCAAGAATCTGCAGACTCTGTCCTTGGAATCCAACAGATTCTCCGGGAAAATCCCGGCAGAGCTTTTCAGTCCCCAGAATCTCTCCAAGGTGAGCATTAGCGGGAACAAGCTCACTGGAGAGATCCCTGACTCGATCTCTCAAAGCCCGACTCTGGGTTTGGTCGATTTAAGCAGGAATAAACTTGGAGGAGAAATTCCAAAAGGGCTCTCGAACTTGAAGATCCTGAGCGTGCTCAATTTTTCTTGGAACAGGCTCACCGGAGAAATACCGGATGAGATTCGTGTCATGACGAGCCTCACCAGTCTTGATTTATCAAACAATGACCTCAGTGGAAGAGTTCCCCTAGGTGGCCAGTTTTTGGTCTTCAATGACAGCTCCTTCGCAGGGAACCCAGGTCTCTGCTCACCCCGCCATGGTCCATGCCCGTCCCCTCTGAGCTTTGCACGGAATCACACATCCTTCACTTCCTTGAAGGTTATAATTACAGTAACCGGTCTTGTCACCGTCATGCTGTTCATAACTGTGACCGTTTATGTAATGAGAAAGAGGCGATTAGAGAGATCAAGGTCTTGGAAGCTTACTGCGTTCCAGCGGCTTGATTTCAAGGCAAAGGACGTGTTGGAGTGCTTGAAGGATGAGAATATTATTGGGAAAGGTGGTGCTGGAATTGTGTATAGGGGGTCTATGCCATACGGAGTTGATGTTGCAATCAAGCGGCTGGTAGGGCGGGGCGGTGGGTGCAATGATCATGGCTTCTCCGCTGAGATTCAGACCTTGGGCCAAATCAGGCATCGAAACATTGTCAG GTTACTGGGCTATGTCTCAAACAAGGACACAAACTTGCTCCTGTATGAGTACATGTCAAACGGGAGCTTAGGCGAGCTGCTGCACGGGCCGAAGGGAGGGCACTTGCAGTGGGAGATGAGGTACCGGATAGCTGTGGAGGCAGCCATGGGGCTGCGCTATCTCCACCATGACTGCTCGCCCCTTATTATCCACAGGGATGTGAAGTCCAATAACATATTGCTAGACTCGGACTTTGCGGCCCATGTGGCTGATTTCGGGCTTGCCAAGTTCTTGCAGGACTCCGGTGCTTCCGAGTGCATGTCCTCTGTTGCTGGCTCTTATGGTTACATCGCTCCTG AGTATGCGTACACCTTGAAGGTGGATGAGAAGAGCGACGTCTACAGCTTCGGGGTGGTGCTGTTGGAGTTGGTGGCAGGTCGGAGGCCAGTCGGGGACTTTGGGGATGGGGTTGACATAGTGAGATGGGTTAGGAAGACTGTATCAGAGCTCTCTCAGCCCTCGGAAGCAGCTTCAGTCTTGGCTGTGGTAGACCCGAGGCTGAGCGGGTACCCGCTGGAGAGTGTGGTCCACCTGTTCAAGACCGCCATGAGGTGCGTCGAGGATGAGAGCTGCCGGCGGCCCACCATGAGGGAGGTGGTCAATGTTCTCACCAATCTTCCGACTCCGGCAGTGGCGGAACCGAACCTTCTGTAG